A single genomic interval of Kogia breviceps isolate mKogBre1 chromosome 6, mKogBre1 haplotype 1, whole genome shotgun sequence harbors:
- the CNGA1 gene encoding cyclic nucleotide-gated channel alpha-1 produces MKKIIINTWRSFVNIPNVIVPDIEKEIRRMENGACSSFSDDDDSASIFEESESENTHARDSFRSRRHGRGQPSQREQYLPGAIALFNVNNSSNKEQEPKEKKKKKKEKKSKPDDKNENKKNPEKEKKKEKDKGKKKKEEKGKDKKEEEKKEVMVIDPSGSTYYNWLFCITLPVMYNWTMIIARACFDELQSDYLECWLILDYLSDIVYLLDMFVRTRTGYLEQGLLVKEELKLIEKYKSNFQFKLDVVSVIPTDLLYFHLGWNYPEIRLNRLLRISRMFEFFQRTETRTNFPNIFRISNLVMYIVIIIHWNACVYFSISKAVGFGNDTWVYPDVNDPEFGRLARKYVYSLYWSTLTLTTIGETPPPVRDSEYVFVVADFLIGVLIFATIVGNIGSMISNMNAARAEFQARIDAIKQYMHFRNVSKDMEKRVIKWFDYLWTNKKTVDEREVLKYLPDKLRAEIAINVHLDTLKKVRIFADCEAGLLVELVLKLQPQVYSPGDYICKKGDIGREMYIIKEGKLAVVADDGITQFVVLSDGSYFGEISILNIKGSKAGNRRTANIRSIGYSDLFCLSKDDLMEALTEYPDAKCMLEEKGKQILIKDGLLDINIANAGSDPKDLEEKVTRMEGSVDLLQTKFARILAEYESMQQKLKQRLTKVEQFLKPLIDTEFSAIEGSGAESGPTDSTQD; encoded by the exons atgaagaaaattatCATCAATACATGGCGCTCTTTTGTAAACATTCCCAATGTGATTGTACCAGAtattgaaaaggaaataagaaggaTGGAAAATGGAGCATGCAG CTCCTTTTCTGATGATGATGACAGTGCCTCTATATTTGAAGAATCAGAGAGTGAAAACACTCATGCAAGGGATTCCTTTAGAAGTAGGAGACATGGAAGGGGACAGCCATCACAGAG GGAGCAGTACTTGCCTGGAGCCATTGCACTTTTCAATGTTAACAACAGCAGCAATAAGGAGCA agaaccaaaagaaaaaaagaaaaagaaaaaagaaaagaagag CAAGCcagatgataaaaatgaaaataaaaagaacccagaaaaggaaaagaagaaagaaaaggacaaaggcaagaaaaagaaagaggagaaaggcaaAGACAAGAAAGAAGA GGAGAAGAAGGAAGTCATGGTTATCGATCCCTCGGGAAGCACATATTACAACTGGCTGTTTTGCATCACCTTACCTGTCATGTACAACTGGACCATGATTATTGCAAG aGCATGTTTTGATGAACTTCAGTCTGATTACCTAGAATGTTGGCTCATTCTTGATTACTTATCAGATATAGTCTATCTTCTTGATATGTTTGTACGAACAAGGACAG gttACCTAGAACAAGGACTACTGGTGAAGGAAGAGCTTAAACtcatagagaaatataaatcaaacttTCAATTTAAACTTGATGTTGTATCAGTGATACCAACTGATTTGCTGTATTTTCATCTGGGCTGGAACTATCCAGAAATTAGATTAAACAGACTGTTAAGGATCTCTCGAATGTTTGAgttcttccagagaacagaaacaagGACAAACTTCCCAAACATCTTCAGGATTTCTAACCTTGTTATGTATATCGTCATCATCATCCATTGGAATGCATGTGTGTACTTCTCTATTTCCAAAGCTGTTGGATTTGGAAATGATACGTGGGTCTATCCTGATGTTAACGATCCTGAATTTGGCCGTTTGGCTAGAAAATATGTATACAGCCTTTACTGGTCTACACTGACTTTGACCACTATTGGTGAAACACCACCTCCTGTGAGGGATTCTGAGTATGTCTTTGTGGTGGCTGATTTCCTAATTGGAGTGTTAATTTTTGCCACCATTGTTGGTAACATAGGTTCTATGATTTCCAATATGAATGCAGCCAGAGCAGAATTTCAAGCAAGAATTGATGCGATCAAGCAATACATGCATTTTCGAAATGTAAGCAAAGATATGGAAAAGAGAGTTATTAAATGGTTTGACTATCTGTGGACCAACAAAAAAACGGTGGATGAGAGAGAAGTCTTGAAGTATCTACCTGATAAACTAAGAGCAGAGATTGCCATCAATGTTCACTTAGACACTTTAAAAAAGGTGCGCATTTTTGCTGACTGTGAAGCTGGTCTGTTGGTGGAGTTGGTCTTGAAATTacaaccccaagtctacagtccTGGAGATTACATTTGCAAGAAAGGGGATATTGGACGAGAGATGTACATCATCAAGGAAGGCAAACTTGCCGTGGTGGCAGATGATGGAATCACTCAGTTTGTAGTATTGAGTGATGGCAGCTACTTTGGTGAGATCAGCATCCTTAACATTAAAGGCAGCAAAGCTGGCAATCGAAGAACAGCCAACATTAGAAGTATTGGCTACTCAGATCTGTTCTGTCTCTCAAAAGATGACCTCATGGAAGCTCTAACTGAGTACCCAGATGCCAAATGTATgctagaagagaaagggaagcaaATCTTGATAAAAGATGGTCTACTGGACATAAACATTGCAAATGCTGGAAGTGATCCTAAAGATCTCGAAGAGAAGGTCACTCGAATGGAGGGGTCAGTAGACCTcctgcaaacaaagtttgctcgGATCCTGGCTGAGTATGAGTCAATGCAGCAGAAACTGAAGCAAAGACTAACCAAGGTTGAGCAATTTCTGAAACCACTTATTGACACAGAATTTTCAGCTATTGAAGGATCTGGAGCTGAAAGCGGGCCCACAGACTCTACACAGGACTGA